A part of Solicola gregarius genomic DNA contains:
- a CDS encoding purple acid phosphatase family protein: MATVRTSARAAGLAAAVVALIASACQADEAPDSGATRAAAPGSHPTRVMLTVATHPRTSQAFSWRTGKSTKRGVVQLRRVGRPKVRVVRANGSRTVTFPDWQYTSRHHRTVVHGLRPDTRYRYRVGRPGAWTGWRTFRTAHGPHQPWMFAYFGDSQKNVGGAWNRAADRALRHRPGVDLMLHAGDLVDEPTDDRQWTDWFRALAPYRRTTSSLPAVGNHELRDDPQLRQFRALFRLPRNGPRRTAYSVDYQGVRFIVLDANNTSDGAQRRYLARKLRKAGHRWTVVLFHKPIFAGAVGRDSNPQRKAWLRTLERRGADLVLQGHDHVYARGYLRRGAPHEAGERKRPMYADSVSGGKYYPLDRGRNDWTRHGAKRVEAEQDVSTYQLIRITRGALTYRSVVVATGDGTDEHVGDVIDRFRLKR; encoded by the coding sequence ATGGCCACGGTACGTACGTCGGCGCGAGCCGCAGGGTTGGCCGCCGCGGTTGTCGCGCTCATCGCCTCGGCCTGCCAGGCCGACGAGGCACCCGACAGCGGCGCGACGCGCGCCGCAGCGCCGGGCTCCCACCCGACCCGCGTCATGCTGACGGTGGCGACGCATCCGCGTACGTCGCAGGCATTCTCCTGGCGTACGGGGAAGTCCACGAAACGCGGCGTGGTCCAGCTCCGCCGCGTCGGCCGCCCGAAGGTGCGCGTCGTCCGGGCGAACGGCAGCCGCACGGTCACCTTCCCCGACTGGCAGTACACCTCGCGCCACCACCGCACCGTCGTGCACGGCCTGCGACCCGACACGCGCTACCGCTACCGGGTCGGCAGACCAGGGGCATGGACCGGCTGGCGTACGTTCCGCACGGCGCACGGGCCGCACCAACCCTGGATGTTCGCGTACTTCGGCGACTCGCAGAAGAACGTCGGCGGCGCGTGGAACCGCGCGGCCGACCGCGCACTCCGGCATCGCCCCGGCGTCGACCTGATGCTGCACGCCGGCGACCTCGTCGACGAGCCGACCGACGACCGACAGTGGACCGACTGGTTCCGCGCACTCGCGCCGTACCGGCGTACGACGAGCTCGCTACCGGCCGTCGGCAACCACGAGCTGCGCGACGACCCGCAGCTGCGGCAGTTCCGCGCACTGTTCCGACTGCCCCGCAACGGACCGCGCCGGACCGCGTACAGCGTCGACTACCAGGGCGTGCGGTTCATCGTGCTCGACGCCAACAACACCTCCGACGGCGCACAGCGCCGGTACCTCGCGCGCAAGCTCCGCAAGGCGGGTCACCGCTGGACCGTCGTGCTGTTCCACAAGCCGATCTTCGCCGGCGCCGTCGGCCGAGACAGCAACCCCCAGCGCAAGGCCTGGCTGAGGACGCTCGAGCGGCGCGGCGCCGATCTGGTCCTGCAGGGGCACGATCACGTGTACGCGCGCGGCTATCTCCGTCGTGGTGCCCCGCACGAGGCCGGCGAGCGCAAGCGACCGATGTACGCCGACTCGGTATCGGGAGGAAAGTACTATCCGCTCGACCGTGGTCGTAACGACTGGACCCGACACGGAGCCAAGCGGGTCGAAGCCGAGCAGGACGTCTCGACGTACCAGCTGATCCGGATCACCCGCGGTGCGCTCACGTACCGCTCGGTCGTCGTCGCGACGGGCGACGGCACCGACGAGCACGTCGGCGACGTCATCGACCGATTCCGGCTGAAGCGGTAG
- a CDS encoding ABC-F family ATP-binding cassette domain-containing protein: MGHIDLAGIRYELPDGRVLLDDVSLRVGDGAKIALVGANGAGKTTLLRIVTAELAPHAGAVTRTGGLGVMRQLVGEGSETVRDLLLSVAPPRVRAATAAVDAVELELMERDDEATQLRYATALAEFADAGGYDIEVLWDTCCTAALGVPYDRAKWRSLTTLSGGEQKRLVLEALLRGPDEVLLLDEPDNFLDVPGKRWLEERINASAKTVLYVSHDRELLSNTATRVATIELGAAGNTLWVHPGGFGTYHDARAARFERLEELRRRWDEEHTKLRELVVMYKQKAAYNSDMAARYQAAQTRLRKFEEAGPPEAIPREQKVSMRLTGGRTGKRAVICEGLELTGLMKPFDLEVWYGERVAVLGSNGSGKSHFLRLLAAGGSDPDVEHRPVGEVAIEPVRHQGRARLGARVRPGWFVQTHAHPELLGRTLLEVLHRGDARRDGMGRELASRKLDRYELAGAAEQRFEALSGGQQARFQILLLELSGATLLLLDEPTDNLDVQSAEALEEGLDQFDGTVLAVTHDRWFARGFDRYLVFGADGSVYESDEPVWDEARVERARP, encoded by the coding sequence GTGGGACATATCGATCTGGCCGGCATCCGCTACGAGCTGCCCGATGGTCGGGTGCTGCTCGACGACGTGTCGCTTCGGGTCGGCGACGGCGCCAAGATCGCGTTGGTCGGGGCCAACGGCGCGGGCAAGACGACGCTGCTCCGGATCGTCACCGCCGAGCTCGCGCCGCACGCCGGTGCCGTGACGCGTACCGGCGGACTCGGCGTGATGCGACAGCTGGTCGGCGAGGGGAGCGAGACTGTACGTGATCTGCTGCTCTCGGTCGCGCCTCCGCGCGTACGTGCGGCGACCGCAGCCGTCGACGCGGTCGAGCTGGAGCTGATGGAGCGAGACGACGAGGCGACGCAGCTGCGGTACGCCACCGCCCTAGCGGAGTTCGCCGACGCGGGCGGGTACGACATCGAGGTGCTGTGGGACACCTGCTGCACGGCGGCACTCGGCGTTCCGTACGACCGCGCGAAGTGGCGCTCGCTCACGACGCTGTCGGGCGGCGAGCAGAAGCGGCTCGTGCTCGAGGCGCTGCTGCGCGGACCCGACGAGGTGCTGCTGCTCGACGAGCCGGACAACTTCCTCGACGTACCCGGCAAGCGCTGGCTCGAAGAGCGCATCAACGCATCCGCCAAGACGGTGCTGTACGTGAGCCACGACCGCGAGCTGTTGAGCAACACCGCGACCCGGGTGGCGACGATCGAGCTCGGCGCCGCGGGCAACACGCTGTGGGTGCATCCCGGGGGCTTCGGCACGTATCACGATGCGCGCGCGGCCCGGTTCGAGCGGCTCGAGGAGCTGCGGCGACGCTGGGACGAGGAGCATACGAAGCTCCGTGAGCTGGTGGTGATGTACAAGCAGAAGGCGGCGTACAACTCCGATATGGCCGCGCGCTATCAGGCCGCTCAGACCCGGTTGCGCAAGTTCGAGGAGGCCGGGCCCCCCGAAGCGATCCCGCGTGAGCAGAAGGTCTCGATGCGGCTGACCGGTGGGCGTACGGGCAAGCGCGCCGTGATCTGCGAGGGACTTGAACTCACCGGGCTGATGAAGCCGTTCGACCTCGAGGTCTGGTACGGCGAGCGGGTCGCCGTGCTCGGGTCGAACGGCTCCGGCAAGTCGCACTTCCTGCGGCTCCTCGCAGCCGGTGGCTCCGACCCCGACGTCGAGCATCGCCCGGTCGGCGAGGTGGCGATCGAGCCGGTACGCCACCAGGGACGCGCACGGCTCGGCGCGCGCGTACGACCGGGGTGGTTCGTGCAGACGCACGCCCATCCCGAGCTGTTGGGACGGACGCTGCTCGAGGTCCTGCATCGCGGTGATGCCCGTCGCGACGGCATGGGGCGCGAGCTCGCATCGCGCAAGCTCGACCGTTACGAGCTGGCGGGAGCCGCCGAGCAGCGCTTCGAGGCGCTGTCGGGCGGGCAGCAGGCGCGGTTCCAGATCCTGCTGCTGGAGCTGTCGGGCGCGACGCTGCTGCTGCTCGACGAGCCGACCGACAACCTCGATGTCCAGTCGGCCGAGGCGCTCGAGGAGGGCCTCGACCAGTTCGACGGCACGGTGCTGGCGGTGACCCACGACCGCTGGTTCGCGCGCGGGTTCGACCGCTACCTGGTGTTCGGTGCCGACGGCTCGGTGTACGAGAGCGACGAACCGGTATGGGACGAGGCTCGGGTCGAGCGCGCCCGCCCCTGA
- a CDS encoding endo alpha-1,4 polygalactosaminidase, with protein MLRSVVPPLAALLAFSLVSPATAGVHKPPVNGRADYQLGGAYRPAKGVDIVTRDRSALPAKGRYNICYVNSFQTQPGSLRWWKRHHPRLLLRNRRGQLVHDPGWPGEVLLDTSATSKRRAIARAQKRWYAGCARTGFDAVEPDNLDSWTRSRRLLTRRDNVALARRLTRLAHHNGLAIAQKNTPQLSRRQSRRVGFDFAVAEECEVYRECGRYTRTYGRRVIEIEYTDNGRRAFKRACRKRGGRISVLLRDRDVVPRGNPAYRYRWC; from the coding sequence TTGCTGAGATCCGTCGTCCCGCCGTTGGCCGCCCTGCTCGCGTTCTCGCTCGTGTCGCCCGCGACCGCCGGCGTACACAAGCCGCCGGTCAACGGGCGGGCCGACTACCAGCTCGGCGGCGCGTACCGACCCGCGAAGGGCGTCGACATCGTCACCCGCGACCGTTCGGCCCTCCCGGCCAAGGGCCGCTACAACATCTGCTACGTCAACTCGTTCCAGACGCAGCCCGGATCGCTGCGCTGGTGGAAACGCCACCATCCGCGCCTGCTCTTGCGCAACCGGCGCGGTCAGTTGGTGCACGATCCCGGCTGGCCGGGCGAGGTCCTGCTCGACACCTCGGCCACGTCGAAGCGGCGCGCGATCGCACGCGCGCAGAAGCGTTGGTACGCCGGCTGCGCACGTACCGGCTTCGATGCCGTCGAACCCGACAACCTCGACTCGTGGACACGCTCGCGGCGGCTCCTGACCCGCCGCGACAACGTCGCGCTCGCCCGCCGGCTGACTCGGCTCGCCCACCACAACGGGTTGGCGATCGCGCAGAAGAACACGCCGCAGCTGAGCCGCCGGCAGTCGCGCAGGGTCGGCTTCGACTTCGCCGTGGCGGAGGAGTGCGAGGTCTATCGCGAGTGCGGCCGGTACACGCGTACGTACGGGCGCCGGGTCATCGAGATCGAGTACACCGACAACGGCCGCCGCGCGTTCAAGCGTGCCTGCCGCAAGCGTGGCGGCCGGATATCCGTACTACTGCGCGACCGTGACGTGGTGCCACGGGGCAATCCCGCCTATCGCTACCGCTGGTGCTAG
- the truA gene encoding tRNA pseudouridine(38-40) synthase TruA → MRRWRIDLGYEGTDFHGWATQPGLRTVQATLEDALGKVLRLPAPPTTVCAGRTDAGVHARGQVVHVDVADRYEIEPARLLHRLARVLPSDIRVGDARPAPEGFDARFGALHRRYVYRLCDDPSGPDPLERRYVVARRRTLDADAMQRAGRLLLGERDFAAFCKRRAGATTVRTLLRLDTVRRGAQLDVTVEADAFCHSMVRSLVGGLVSVGEGRRDAEWVAEILDAQVRSPYVTVMPAHGLTLEEVVYPADDRLAARTYETRRRRDEPTS, encoded by the coding sequence TTGCGCCGTTGGCGAATCGACCTCGGGTACGAGGGCACGGACTTCCACGGCTGGGCGACCCAGCCCGGGCTTCGGACGGTGCAGGCGACCCTCGAGGACGCGCTGGGCAAGGTTCTGCGACTGCCCGCTCCACCGACGACGGTCTGCGCCGGGCGTACCGACGCAGGCGTCCACGCTCGCGGTCAGGTCGTCCACGTCGACGTCGCCGATCGGTACGAGATCGAGCCGGCGCGGCTGCTGCATCGCCTCGCTCGGGTGCTGCCGAGCGACATCCGGGTAGGCGACGCGCGACCGGCTCCGGAGGGGTTCGACGCGCGCTTCGGCGCACTCCACCGGCGCTACGTGTACCGCCTCTGCGACGACCCGTCCGGGCCCGACCCGCTGGAGCGCCGCTACGTCGTCGCCCGCCGGCGTACGCTCGACGCCGACGCGATGCAACGGGCCGGACGGTTGCTGCTCGGCGAGCGTGACTTCGCCGCGTTCTGCAAGCGGCGGGCCGGCGCCACCACCGTGCGCACGTTGTTGCGGCTCGACACCGTACGCCGCGGCGCGCAGCTCGACGTGACGGTCGAGGCCGATGCCTTCTGCCACTCGATGGTTCGTTCGCTCGTCGGCGGTCTCGTCTCGGTCGGCGAGGGCCGACGCGACGCCGAGTGGGTCGCGGAGATCCTCGACGCGCAGGTCCGCAGCCCATACGTCACGGTGATGCCTGCGCACGGGCTCACCCTCGAGGAGGTCGTCTACCCCGCGGACGATCGCCTCGCCGCACGTACGTACGAGACCCGCCGTCGCCGCGACGAGCCCACGTCCTGA
- the rplQ gene encoding 50S ribosomal protein L17 encodes MPTPTKGPRLGGSPAHQRLMLANLATSLFEHGQITTTEAKARRLRPYAEKLISKARVDTLHNRRQVLKVIRDKSVVHELFTEIGPGYASRPGGYTRITKVGPRKGDNAPMAVIELVESVDFSGRAQTVEAPAAAAPVEAAADAEPVADDETATEVPVVEAADNAPDAADDATTDAEVDSDDTDSADGDADKA; translated from the coding sequence ATGCCCACCCCCACCAAGGGACCGCGCCTCGGCGGTAGTCCGGCGCACCAGCGGTTGATGCTGGCCAACCTCGCGACGAGCCTGTTCGAGCACGGTCAGATCACCACCACCGAGGCCAAGGCGAGGCGGCTGCGTCCGTACGCGGAGAAGCTGATCAGCAAGGCCCGCGTCGACACGCTGCACAACCGGCGCCAGGTGCTCAAGGTCATCCGCGACAAGTCCGTCGTGCACGAGCTGTTCACCGAGATCGGCCCGGGCTACGCGTCGCGGCCGGGCGGCTACACCCGGATCACCAAGGTCGGCCCGCGTAAGGGCGACAATGCCCCGATGGCCGTGATCGAGCTGGTCGAGTCGGTCGACTTCTCCGGGCGCGCGCAGACGGTCGAGGCGCCGGCAGCGGCGGCTCCGGTCGAGGCCGCAGCCGACGCCGAGCCGGTCGCGGACGACGAGACCGCGACGGAGGTGCCGGTGGTCGAGGCCGCCGACAACGCACCCGATGCCGCCGACGACGCGACCACGGACGCCGAGGTCGACAGCGACGACACGGATTCAGCCGACGGAGACGCCGACAAGGCCTGA
- a CDS encoding class I SAM-dependent methyltransferase — MGDHYFSAQPAAGDVRRDVNAHIWGREYTFTTARGVFARDGLDKATAVLLDTCDPPRTARTVLDLGCGWGPVACAIARECSDVVVHAVDTNERALDLVRRNADRLGVRERVLAYAPDEAPATTYDEIWSNPPIRIGKPALHELLLTWLARLSDGGVARLVVGKNLGSDSLQRWLIERGYPTERITSAKGFRVLEARSS, encoded by the coding sequence GTGGGCGATCACTATTTCAGCGCGCAGCCCGCGGCCGGCGACGTACGACGCGACGTCAACGCGCACATCTGGGGTCGCGAATACACGTTCACCACCGCACGGGGCGTGTTCGCGCGCGACGGTCTCGACAAGGCGACCGCCGTTCTCCTCGACACCTGCGATCCGCCGCGTACGGCGCGCACGGTGCTCGACCTTGGGTGTGGCTGGGGACCCGTCGCGTGCGCGATCGCCCGCGAATGCTCCGACGTGGTCGTGCACGCGGTTGACACGAACGAGCGCGCCCTCGACCTGGTACGCCGCAACGCCGACCGGCTCGGCGTACGCGAGCGGGTGCTGGCGTACGCCCCTGATGAGGCGCCGGCCACGACGTACGACGAGATCTGGTCGAACCCGCCGATCCGGATCGGCAAGCCGGCGCTGCACGAACTGCTGCTGACCTGGCTCGCCCGGCTGTCGGACGGCGGCGTCGCGCGACTCGTCGTCGGCAAGAACCTCGGCTCGGACTCGCTCCAACGGTGGCTGATCGAGCGGGGCTATCCGACCGAGCGGATCACCAGCGCGAAGGGCTTCCGGGTGCTGGAGGCGCGGTCGTCCTGA
- a CDS encoding MFS transporter, with protein sequence MTRSQLASAVGDGSFYVASALFFAHVVGLSAAQLGAALTVSWTIGFLLTTPIGQLGDRVGLRGSAVVLSLLTGLALLLFVLAPSTVVLVVAMSLYAVAQSAASAIRQALLVRLVSPAERVVVRARLQSIVNGGIAFGAGLGGLALYVGATWAYVGVIAIDAVAFGCSALLLLRLPSVAPARANATTRGAVLRDRPYVVAAGLNAVLYLYMPMLSVALPLYIAHSTGAPGWMVAVLFVANTLGVLALQVPAARRVSDLAGAVASVRRAGLLLLAACLAFWAAAAPSSAVLAGLVLLLGIALQVVGEVFLAAGSWEIGFGLADPDRPGQWQGLYGCGVPVARALGPLALAALVLGWSGPGWLVLGAVFVVVSLALSPVVAWGQRRLAADADDHPVSVTGGRVR encoded by the coding sequence ATGACCAGGTCGCAGCTCGCGAGCGCCGTCGGCGACGGCAGCTTCTACGTCGCGTCGGCCCTGTTCTTCGCACACGTCGTCGGGCTGTCCGCTGCCCAACTTGGCGCCGCGCTCACCGTCTCGTGGACCATCGGATTCCTGCTGACGACACCGATCGGGCAGCTCGGCGATCGGGTCGGTCTCCGCGGCAGCGCGGTCGTATTGTCGCTGCTCACCGGTCTCGCGCTGCTGTTGTTCGTGCTCGCGCCGTCGACGGTCGTACTGGTCGTGGCGATGTCGTTGTACGCGGTGGCGCAGAGCGCGGCGTCGGCGATACGCCAGGCCCTGCTGGTGCGGCTCGTGTCGCCGGCCGAGCGCGTCGTCGTACGTGCGCGCCTGCAGTCGATCGTCAACGGAGGCATCGCGTTCGGTGCCGGCCTCGGCGGCCTCGCGCTCTACGTCGGAGCGACGTGGGCGTACGTGGGTGTCATCGCGATCGATGCTGTTGCGTTCGGGTGCAGCGCGTTGCTCCTGCTGCGCCTGCCGAGCGTGGCGCCCGCGCGTGCGAACGCGACGACGCGTGGTGCCGTGCTCCGCGACCGTCCGTACGTCGTCGCGGCCGGTCTCAACGCGGTGCTCTATCTGTACATGCCGATGCTGAGCGTTGCGCTTCCCCTGTACATCGCGCACAGTACGGGTGCTCCGGGCTGGATGGTTGCGGTGCTGTTCGTGGCCAACACGCTCGGCGTACTCGCCCTGCAGGTGCCCGCCGCTCGCCGCGTGTCCGACCTTGCCGGAGCCGTCGCGAGCGTACGTCGGGCCGGACTGTTGCTGCTCGCGGCCTGCCTCGCGTTCTGGGCGGCCGCTGCGCCGTCGTCGGCCGTGCTCGCCGGACTCGTGCTCCTGCTCGGTATCGCGTTGCAGGTCGTCGGTGAGGTATTCCTCGCGGCCGGTTCCTGGGAGATCGGGTTCGGACTCGCCGACCCCGATCGGCCCGGCCAGTGGCAGGGGCTCTACGGCTGCGGGGTGCCGGTCGCGCGTGCGCTCGGGCCGCTGGCGCTCGCGGCCCTCGTACTCGGTTGGTCGGGGCCAGGGTGGCTGGTGCTCGGCGCGGTCTTCGTCGTGGTCTCGCTCGCGCTGTCCCCGGTCGTCGCGTGGGGCCAGCGACGCTTGGCCGCCGACGCAGACGACCACCCGGTCTCGGTCACTGGTGGGCGAGTACGTTGA
- a CDS encoding mycothiol-dependent nitroreductase Rv2466c family protein produces the protein MEDTTVVTMYFDPSCPFAWITSRWLLEVERQRSIELELRIMSLSVLNEHRELEAWYREFNDRAWGPARVFAAVSERHDAGVSRELYTAFGRRWHVERSRDVDAALAAALAETDLPGELAAAAHDSSLDAVVRKRHAEGQDAVGEEAGTPVVVLDGHAFFGPVLTGIPRGDDALAMFDGLRTLIASPHFSELKRHRDDNALAVA, from the coding sequence ATGGAAGATACGACTGTGGTGACGATGTACTTCGACCCGTCCTGCCCGTTCGCGTGGATCACCTCACGCTGGTTGCTCGAGGTCGAACGGCAGCGGTCGATCGAGCTGGAGCTGCGGATCATGAGCCTGTCGGTGCTCAACGAGCATCGGGAGCTGGAGGCGTGGTACCGCGAGTTCAACGACCGTGCGTGGGGTCCGGCGCGGGTGTTCGCCGCCGTCTCCGAGCGGCACGACGCGGGCGTGAGTCGTGAGCTGTACACCGCGTTCGGTCGCCGGTGGCACGTCGAGCGCAGCCGCGATGTCGACGCTGCGCTGGCCGCGGCGCTCGCCGAGACGGACCTGCCGGGCGAGCTCGCCGCGGCGGCGCACGACTCGTCGCTCGACGCGGTGGTGCGCAAGCGCCACGCCGAGGGGCAGGACGCGGTCGGCGAGGAGGCCGGAACACCGGTCGTCGTGCTCGACGGGCACGCATTCTTCGGTCCCGTGCTCACGGGCATCCCGCGTGGCGACGACGCGCTCGCGATGTTCGACGGTCTGCGTACGCTCATCGCCTCGCCGCACTTCAGCGAGCTCAAGCGGCACCGAGACGACAATGCGCTCGCCGTCGCCTGA
- a CDS encoding GNAT family N-acetyltransferase, whose translation MTYELVPASSLDGDQTRVLRAIYEAGCPADQRTAWSRLLADGENADDALALLHDDVPVGLALIRAVADTSTVVVRQLLIDGSQRGHELGEVLWRYVTGYATDRGFCRLVWDVAQPDEPPTEPGDREVQLRRIGIYERVGGSLQPIGEYVGSDDGGTWRIPMRLVATSLDGSALAADTRELRRLALDAYAYRHEPAAEAGVRTSSSVDDD comes from the coding sequence ATGACGTACGAGCTGGTGCCGGCGAGTTCGTTGGACGGCGACCAGACTCGAGTGCTGCGGGCGATCTACGAAGCCGGCTGTCCCGCCGACCAACGCACCGCGTGGAGCAGGCTGTTGGCGGACGGCGAGAATGCCGACGACGCGCTCGCGCTGTTGCACGACGATGTCCCCGTCGGCCTCGCACTGATCCGCGCAGTTGCCGATACCAGCACCGTCGTCGTGCGGCAGCTCCTCATCGACGGCTCACAACGCGGTCACGAGCTGGGTGAGGTGCTGTGGCGGTACGTGACCGGCTACGCCACCGACCGTGGCTTCTGCCGACTCGTTTGGGACGTCGCGCAACCCGACGAGCCACCCACCGAGCCGGGCGACCGAGAGGTGCAGTTGCGGAGGATCGGCATCTACGAACGTGTCGGTGGCTCGCTGCAGCCGATCGGCGAGTACGTAGGGTCCGACGACGGCGGCACCTGGCGGATCCCGATGCGACTCGTGGCAACCTCGCTCGACGGCTCGGCGCTGGCCGCCGACACCCGCGAGCTGCGCCGGCTCGCCCTGGACGCCTACGCCTACCGGCACGAGCCCGCCGCCGAAGCGGGCGTACGCACGTCTTCGTCGGTCGATGACGACTGA
- the rpsD gene encoding 30S ribosomal protein S4, protein MARYTGPITKKSRRFGVDLVGGDQAFERRPYPPGMHGRGRVKESEYRNQLIEKQKARFTYGVLEKQFRKYYEEANRRPGKTGDNLLQILECRLDNVVYRAGFARTRRHARQLVVHGHFVVNGQKVDVPSYQVTAKDIVDVRTKSHEMTPFIIARETHGERLVPGWMDALPDKMRILVHQLPVREQIEVPVQEQLIVEYYSKI, encoded by the coding sequence ATGGCCCGTTACACCGGACCCATCACCAAGAAGTCCCGTCGTTTTGGCGTTGACCTCGTCGGTGGCGATCAGGCGTTCGAGCGTCGCCCCTACCCGCCCGGCATGCATGGCCGCGGCCGGGTCAAGGAGAGCGAGTACCGCAACCAGCTGATCGAGAAGCAGAAGGCGCGCTTCACCTACGGCGTGCTCGAGAAGCAGTTCCGCAAGTACTACGAGGAGGCAAACCGTCGTCCGGGCAAGACCGGTGACAACCTGCTGCAGATCCTCGAGTGCCGGCTCGACAACGTCGTCTACCGCGCCGGGTTCGCCCGTACGCGGCGTCACGCCCGTCAGCTCGTCGTGCACGGACACTTCGTGGTCAATGGCCAGAAGGTCGACGTGCCGTCGTACCAGGTGACGGCCAAGGACATCGTCGACGTACGCACGAAGTCGCATGAGATGACACCGTTCATCATCGCGCGTGAGACGCACGGTGAGCGGCTTGTCCCCGGCTGGATGGACGCGCTGCCCGACAAGATGCGCATCCTCGTCCACCAGTTGCCCGTACGCGAGCAGATCGAGGTGCCCGTCCAGGAGCAGCTCATCGTGGAGTACTACTCCAAGATCTGA
- a CDS encoding MarR family winged helix-turn-helix transcriptional regulator yields MDDDAVARIVDQWRAERPDLDPDPMLVIGRIGRLAETIDGLLRPPFAAAQLGNGDFDVLAALRRAGSPYTLTPGELSRAMLVTTGAVTKRIDRLERRALVERAVAAGDARGRLVTLTPRGVQLVDDLIADHLDRERELLAGLSDAQCARLADLLGRLSAALESP; encoded by the coding sequence GTGGACGACGACGCGGTTGCGAGGATCGTGGACCAGTGGCGCGCCGAACGCCCCGATCTCGACCCCGATCCGATGCTGGTGATCGGGCGGATCGGCCGTCTTGCGGAGACGATCGACGGCCTCCTCCGGCCGCCCTTCGCCGCAGCGCAGCTCGGCAACGGCGACTTCGACGTGCTGGCGGCACTGCGCCGTGCGGGCTCCCCGTACACGTTGACGCCCGGCGAGCTGAGCCGCGCGATGCTGGTGACGACCGGAGCCGTGACCAAGCGGATCGACCGGCTCGAGCGGCGGGCGCTCGTCGAGCGCGCGGTTGCGGCGGGCGATGCTCGTGGCCGACTCGTCACCCTCACTCCGCGTGGCGTCCAGCTCGTCGACGACCTCATTGCCGACCACCTCGACCGAGAGCGCGAACTGCTCGCCGGTCTGAGCGACGCGCAGTGTGCCCGGCTCGCCGACCTGCTCGGCCGGCTGTCCGCGGCGCTGGAGTCACCCTGA
- a CDS encoding DNA-directed RNA polymerase subunit alpha: MLIAQRPTLAEDVIDDYRSRFVIEPLEPGFGYTLGNSLRRTLLSSIPGASITSIKIDGVLHEFSTVPGVTEDVTEVILNLKDLVVSSEHDEPVVMYLRKQGPGDVTAADIAPPAGVEVHNPELKIASLNDKGKLEMELVVERGRGYISAVQNKTGDEEIGRMPVDSIYSPVLKVSYKVEATRVEQRTDFDKLIVDVETKRSMRPRDAIASAGKTLVELFGLARELNVEAEGIDIGPSPVDEQLAADLALPVEDLQLTVRSYNCLKREGIHTVGELISRSEQDLLDIRNFGSKSIDEVKAKLVEMGLALKDSPAGFDPAAALSSYDDDESFAEDEQY; this comes from the coding sequence ATGCTCATCGCCCAACGCCCCACCCTCGCAGAAGACGTCATCGACGACTACCGCTCCCGGTTCGTCATCGAGCCGCTCGAGCCCGGCTTCGGCTACACGCTCGGCAACTCGCTGCGCCGTACGCTGCTGTCGTCGATCCCCGGCGCCTCGATCACGTCGATCAAGATCGACGGTGTGCTGCACGAGTTCTCGACCGTCCCCGGCGTGACCGAGGACGTCACCGAGGTCATCCTCAACCTCAAAGACCTCGTCGTCTCCTCCGAGCACGACGAGCCGGTCGTGATGTACCTGCGCAAGCAGGGCCCCGGCGACGTCACCGCCGCCGACATCGCGCCCCCGGCCGGTGTCGAGGTGCACAACCCCGAGCTGAAGATCGCCTCGCTCAACGACAAGGGCAAGCTCGAGATGGAGCTCGTCGTCGAGCGCGGCCGCGGCTACATCTCCGCGGTCCAGAACAAGACCGGCGACGAAGAGATCGGCCGGATGCCGGTCGACTCCATCTACTCGCCGGTGCTGAAGGTGTCGTACAAGGTCGAGGCGACCCGAGTCGAGCAGCGCACCGACTTCGACAAGCTGATCGTCGACGTCGAGACGAAGCGATCGATGCGTCCGCGCGACGCGATCGCGTCGGCGGGCAAGACGCTCGTGGAGCTGTTCGGCCTCGCCCGCGAGCTCAACGTCGAGGCGGAGGGCATCGACATCGGCCCGTCGCCGGTCGACGAGCAGCTCGCCGCCGACCTCGCCCTGCCGGTCGAGGACCTTCAGCTGACCGTGCGCTCGTACAACTGCCTCAAGCGCGAGGGCATCCATACGGTCGGCGAGCTGATCTCGCGCAGCGAGCAGGACCTCCTCGACATCCGCAACTTCGGTTCGAAGTCGATCGACGAGGTCAAGGCGAAGCTGGTCGAGATGGGCCTCGCGCTCAAGGACAGCCCGGCCGGGTTCGACCCCGCCGCCGCGCTGTCGTCGTACGACGACGACGAGTCGTTCGCCGAGGACGAGCAGTACTAG